From a region of the Butyrivibrio sp. AE3004 genome:
- a CDS encoding glycosyltransferase family 2 protein, with translation MRISVIIPVHDAGKYLAEAVNSVIEQILPDEVCMEVLLIENGSEDDSANICDGFADENDFVHSFHIGRASAYEARQEGIKQATGDFLVFMDADDKMKKDFVSALCSYIKAFSEKGEIPDVILYNAAELSTPDKKMFSFPFFENKIYGPDEKQDFYRLMCSGDSLNAMWNKCLQKELGNSLVENDKKDRRLNHGEDLLQTAAIIDRAKGIAYLDRILYLYRINEEGLTGSYHPEFLDNQALAWQAFDEYACRWTKGEYAGIIKARKSLTCTIGMKKLIYSELGIAEIKRKMKAMMNSAFYAEFAKEKLPEWAPEEDVFVHGLQVAADSEKALIRSCRKHKIKSFIKARIRKNGI, from the coding sequence ATGAGAATTTCTGTGATAATTCCTGTTCATGATGCCGGAAAATATTTAGCAGAAGCTGTTAATTCTGTCATTGAGCAAATTCTTCCGGATGAAGTATGCATGGAGGTACTGCTTATCGAGAATGGATCGGAAGATGACAGTGCAAATATATGTGACGGCTTTGCTGATGAAAATGACTTTGTACACAGCTTTCATATCGGCAGGGCTTCTGCTTATGAGGCAAGGCAGGAAGGTATAAAGCAGGCGACGGGAGATTTTCTTGTTTTCATGGATGCGGATGATAAGATGAAAAAAGATTTCGTTTCCGCACTGTGTTCTTATATAAAAGCCTTTTCCGAAAAAGGCGAAATCCCGGATGTGATTTTATATAATGCTGCTGAGCTTAGTACACCTGACAAAAAGATGTTCAGTTTCCCTTTTTTCGAAAATAAAATATATGGCCCCGATGAGAAGCAGGATTTTTACAGACTAATGTGTTCGGGGGATTCACTGAATGCTATGTGGAACAAATGTCTTCAAAAAGAACTTGGAAATAGTCTTGTTGAAAATGACAAGAAAGACAGGCGGCTTAATCATGGAGAAGATCTTTTGCAGACTGCTGCAATAATAGACAGGGCAAAGGGTATTGCATATCTTGACCGTATACTGTATCTTTACAGAATAAATGAAGAAGGGCTTACAGGCAGTTATCATCCTGAGTTTCTTGATAATCAGGCACTTGCGTGGCAAGCTTTTGATGAATACGCATGCAGATGGACAAAAGGAGAATATGCAGGCATTATAAAGGCCAGAAAGAGCCTTACCTGTACTATTGGCATGAAAAAACTCATTTATTCGGAACTGGGTATTGCTGAAATTAAAAGAAAAATGAAAGCAATGATGAACTCTGCTTTTTATGCTGAGTTTGCAAAGGAAAAACTTCCCGAATGGGCACCGGAAGAAGATGTTTTCGTTCATGGATTACAGGTGGCGGCCGATTCGGAAAAGGCTCTTATTCGTTCGTGCCGTAAGCACAAAATAAAGTCATTTATAAAAGCGAGGATCAGAAAAAATGGTATATGA
- a CDS encoding DUF5672 family protein, whose amino-acid sequence MSNNTKKLKLPNVTVAAMTSVDVYETVQAIKYSMRNIEFGDAVLISDKKPFYLPQNIRFSYTTKLDNIDKFNYKMVYELGRHIKTDYVLIVHADGFVIHPENWSDDFLNYDYIGSPWPLPKNDYAYRDSNGEICRVGNSVSIRSKRLLEYPVKHKLQWRKVYDGFYNEDVFLCCLNKNEMEEHGLRWAPIDVAVKFGREHPLPENKGIEPFVFHKWWGENKDYPRFYSPAKRMKYAVTRLFFWRRMDKWKREHNVT is encoded by the coding sequence ATGAGTAATAATACAAAGAAGCTCAAGCTTCCAAATGTCACTGTTGCGGCAATGACAAGTGTCGATGTTTATGAAACGGTGCAGGCAATAAAGTACAGCATGAGGAATATAGAATTTGGAGATGCCGTACTGATATCGGATAAAAAGCCGTTTTATCTGCCCCAAAATATAAGGTTTAGTTATACCACTAAGCTTGATAATATAGATAAGTTTAACTATAAAATGGTGTATGAACTGGGGAGGCATATAAAGACAGATTATGTTCTTATAGTCCATGCAGATGGGTTTGTAATACATCCCGAGAACTGGTCGGATGACTTCCTGAATTATGATTATATCGGTTCCCCCTGGCCGCTTCCGAAAAATGACTATGCTTATCGTGACAGCAACGGGGAGATATGCCGTGTCGGAAACAGTGTGTCAATAAGATCAAAAAGGCTCCTTGAATATCCGGTAAAGCATAAGCTTCAATGGCGAAAAGTATATGATGGTTTTTACAACGAGGATGTATTTTTATGCTGCCTGAATAAAAATGAGATGGAAGAGCATGGCTTAAGATGGGCACCGATAGATGTGGCAGTTAAGTTTGGAAGAGAACATCCGCTTCCGGAAAATAAAGGAATTGAGCCGTTTGTTTTCCATAAGTGGTGGGGAGAAAATAAGGATTATCCCAGATTTTACAGCCCTGCCAAAAGGATGAAATATGCTGTTACCAGATTGTTTTTCTGGAGAAGAATGGATAAATGGAAGAGGGAGCATAATGTAACATGA
- a CDS encoding glycosyl transferase encodes MIGAEFIKGYGLGNQLFFYVATRCLAEEKGVPFGFVNPGQVGNVFHSNKGMYFMDIDLGVEIPREDMSKFEIFHEQDDRLYMGNSVHDMTNGCYISGADPKFFEVGDNTLIYGNLQDQSYFEKYRDRIKDWLHVKEEAESYEYTADDLCIINMRGGEYANAPELFLDRSYWLNAIRNMKKLNPNMRFMVVTEDEEAARKVLPEYECHHFDMGKDYVTIKNARYLILSNSSFAMMPVMSSTELKKAIAPKYWARHNVSDGFWSSEQNIYSFLTYQDKNGRLFSAEDCREELEEYKKKSKLYARRNIKPKGAMVFFQNIRRRLLYGKFFFWKIIRSLQRRCGIIKVYKNE; translated from the coding sequence ATGATAGGTGCTGAGTTTATTAAGGGCTATGGACTTGGAAATCAGCTTTTTTTCTATGTGGCTACAAGATGCCTTGCAGAAGAAAAAGGCGTGCCCTTTGGATTTGTTAATCCCGGACAAGTGGGAAACGTATTTCATTCCAACAAGGGGATGTATTTTATGGATATTGACCTTGGGGTGGAAATTCCCAGGGAAGATATGAGCAAATTCGAAATTTTTCATGAGCAGGATGACAGGCTTTATATGGGGAATTCTGTTCATGATATGACAAACGGATGCTATATATCCGGAGCGGACCCCAAATTCTTTGAAGTCGGAGATAATACTCTGATTTACGGGAATCTTCAGGACCAGTCGTACTTTGAAAAATATAGGGACAGAATAAAGGACTGGCTACATGTAAAAGAAGAAGCCGAGTCTTACGAATATACAGCAGATGACCTTTGCATAATCAATATGAGGGGCGGTGAGTATGCAAATGCTCCCGAACTTTTTCTTGATCGAAGTTATTGGCTAAATGCTATAAGGAATATGAAAAAGCTTAATCCGAATATGAGATTTATGGTAGTTACAGAGGATGAAGAAGCTGCCAGAAAGGTTCTTCCTGAGTATGAGTGCCATCATTTTGATATGGGTAAGGATTATGTTACCATAAAAAACGCAAGATATCTGATTTTGTCAAATTCCTCGTTTGCGATGATGCCGGTTATGTCCAGTACGGAACTTAAAAAGGCAATTGCACCTAAGTACTGGGCAAGACATAATGTATCCGACGGATTTTGGTCGTCAGAACAGAATATATACAGCTTTCTTACATACCAGGACAAAAATGGACGGCTGTTTTCGGCAGAGGATTGCAGAGAAGAACTTGAGGAATATAAAAAGAAATCAAAGCTTTATGCCCGCAGGAATATCAAACCAAAGGGGGCGATGGTATTTTTTCAGAACATACGCAGAAGGTTGTTATACGGTAAATTTTTCTTTTGGAAAATAATCAGGTCTCTCCAAAGAAGATGCGGAATAATAAAGGTTTATAAAAATGAGTAA
- the asnB gene encoding asparagine synthase (glutamine-hydrolyzing) produces the protein MCGIAGLLKFRGDVGANIKKMNERMVHRGPDDEGIYISENREVALGHRRLSIVDLSKNGAQPMTSHSGRLVMVYNGEIYNNKDVKDKLINDGYAKAADFKGTSDTEVLLEAIEYYGIKEALSLSKGMFGIAVYDTKEQTVTLARDRVGEKPLYYGTVSESFAFASDIGCLRVIDGFDNAINTDVLDIYFTEGYIPAPYTIYENIKKLEAGTILTIELNTLKTTETVYWSMKDAAKRGQDNPFTGSGKEAADELERLLKASIKDQMVADVPVGAFLSAGIDSSTIVALMQELMPGKVRTFTIGMEDKAYNEAVYAAEIAKHLGTEHTELYITEKDAKEVIPKLSHMFAEPFADSSQIPTYLVSKMTRDHVTVSLSGDGGDELFCGYTSYESISRIWGKMHGIPYPVRKAASALVLGSPLSKKEIYRIKGTLLGAEGPVDLHRMEHETDPLTKKIALKRGKLPYKYTELDNGFLNEVNHETMLMDMLVYHPDDILVKVDRTAMAVSLETRVPMLDKDVVEFAWSLPIGYLRDEKVGKLVLRDVLYRYVPKEMMERPKKGFSIPIEKWLLEDDLRDWAEGLLDKEKIRQQGILDPDVVEKIWKDFTENGIYRIQIWYILMFQQWYEEEFK, from the coding sequence ATGTGTGGAATAGCAGGATTACTAAAGTTTCGTGGTGATGTAGGTGCCAACATCAAAAAAATGAATGAACGTATGGTTCACAGAGGACCTGATGATGAAGGCATATATATAAGTGAAAATAGAGAAGTTGCACTTGGACACAGACGTCTTTCCATTGTCGATCTTTCAAAAAACGGTGCACAGCCGATGACAAGTCATTCCGGAAGACTTGTTATGGTATATAACGGAGAAATCTACAACAATAAAGATGTTAAAGACAAGTTAATTAATGATGGCTATGCTAAGGCCGCTGATTTTAAAGGAACCTCGGATACAGAAGTGCTTCTTGAAGCTATCGAGTATTACGGAATAAAGGAAGCTTTGTCATTAAGTAAGGGAATGTTTGGAATTGCCGTATACGACACTAAAGAGCAGACCGTAACTCTTGCAAGAGACAGAGTTGGCGAGAAGCCGCTTTATTATGGTACAGTATCGGAATCATTTGCTTTTGCATCAGATATTGGATGCCTTCGCGTGATTGATGGTTTTGATAATGCCATAAATACAGATGTACTGGATATATATTTCACGGAAGGGTATATTCCTGCACCATATACAATTTATGAGAATATAAAAAAGCTGGAAGCAGGAACAATTCTTACAATTGAGCTAAACACTTTAAAGACCACAGAAACCGTTTACTGGTCCATGAAGGATGCTGCAAAGCGAGGTCAGGACAATCCGTTTACAGGGTCAGGAAAGGAAGCAGCTGATGAACTCGAGAGGCTTTTGAAGGCTTCAATAAAGGATCAGATGGTTGCGGATGTTCCTGTAGGTGCTTTTTTATCGGCGGGAATTGATTCAAGCACAATTGTGGCACTTATGCAGGAGCTTATGCCGGGCAAGGTAAGAACCTTTACTATCGGCATGGAGGACAAGGCATATAATGAAGCTGTTTATGCAGCCGAAATAGCAAAGCATCTGGGGACGGAACATACAGAATTATACATAACCGAAAAGGATGCGAAAGAGGTTATACCAAAGCTTTCGCATATGTTTGCAGAGCCGTTTGCCGATTCTTCACAGATTCCTACATATCTGGTCAGTAAGATGACCAGAGATCATGTGACTGTATCACTTAGCGGAGATGGCGGAGATGAACTGTTCTGCGGATATACTTCATACGAGTCTATAAGCAGAATATGGGGAAAGATGCATGGCATTCCCTATCCTGTAAGGAAGGCTGCCAGTGCACTGGTACTTGGGTCACCTCTTTCCAAAAAGGAAATCTACAGGATAAAAGGGACTCTGCTTGGCGCAGAGGGACCTGTTGACCTTCACCGAATGGAGCATGAGACAGATCCTCTTACTAAAAAAATCGCTTTAAAAAGAGGAAAACTTCCATATAAATATACTGAATTGGATAACGGATTTTTGAATGAAGTAAATCATGAGACAATGCTTATGGATATGCTTGTTTATCATCCGGACGACATACTGGTCAAAGTGGACAGGACAGCCATGGCTGTATCGCTTGAAACGAGAGTACCCATGCTTGATAAAGATGTTGTTGAATTTGCATGGAGTCTTCCAATCGGATATTTGAGAGATGAGAAAGTCGGAAAGCTTGTGCTCAGAGATGTTCTTTATCGTTATGTTCCGAAAGAAATGATGGAACGTCCCAAAAAGGGCTTTTCCATTCCGATAGAGAAATGGCTACTGGAAGATGATCTTAGAGATTGGGCAGAGGGTCTTTTAGATAAAGAAAAGATAAGGCAGCAGGGAATACTTGACCCTGATGTTGTGGAAAAAATCTGGAAAGATTTTACCGAGAACGGAATATATCGAATACAAATATGGTATATTCTTATGTTCCAACAGTGGTATGAAGAGGAATTTAAATGA
- a CDS encoding prephenate dehydratase → MEEIQIVNEKYITQLRERVERKLGESQGACAPLDSALRNVRQPITNPKVVYQGEPGAYSEMAAIDFFGKDVKSEGLLHFEDTFEAIKKGDADYAVLPIENSSTGAIRQVYDLLAQYECYMVGETTVRVRHNLMVLPDADISDIKTVFSHEQGIFQCEQFLNEHREWVRVPQADTAGSARMVAELGDKSKAAICSSRAAEIYGLKIIKEGINTNRTNTTRFVVVSPMMELREGRDKICISFRTEHKAGALHEALTVFRIYGLNLVRLESRPIPEQKWQYMFFAEFTGDLTVEGMNRVIEALMCTVSDIRIFGNFVENLE, encoded by the coding sequence ATGGAAGAGATTCAGATCGTAAATGAAAAATACATAACACAGCTTCGTGAGCGTGTGGAAAGAAAACTCGGTGAGAGCCAGGGAGCATGCGCACCGCTTGACAGTGCACTCAGAAATGTAAGACAGCCGATAACAAATCCCAAGGTGGTTTATCAGGGCGAGCCCGGTGCATACAGTGAGATGGCTGCGATAGATTTTTTTGGAAAAGATGTAAAAAGTGAAGGCCTTCTTCACTTTGAGGATACCTTTGAAGCAATAAAGAAGGGCGATGCGGATTATGCTGTTCTTCCTATAGAGAATTCTTCAACAGGTGCAATAAGACAGGTGTACGATCTGCTTGCCCAATACGAATGCTATATGGTTGGCGAAACTACTGTCAGAGTAAGGCATAATCTCATGGTCCTTCCTGATGCTGATATTTCTGATATAAAGACAGTCTTTTCTCATGAACAGGGAATTTTTCAATGTGAGCAGTTTTTGAATGAACACAGGGAGTGGGTAAGAGTTCCTCAGGCTGATACTGCGGGAAGTGCAAGAATGGTTGCAGAACTAGGTGACAAAAGCAAGGCGGCAATCTGCTCATCAAGAGCGGCGGAAATATATGGACTAAAGATTATAAAAGAAGGCATAAATACCAACAGAACGAATACTACAAGATTTGTGGTAGTATCACCTATGATGGAGCTTAGAGAAGGCAGGGATAAGATTTGCATAAGCTTCAGAACGGAACATAAAGCAGGTGCACTTCATGAGGCACTTACAGTGTTTAGAATCTACGGACTCAATTTGGTAAGACTTGAGTCGCGCCCTATCCCTGAGCAGAAATGGCAATATATGTTTTTTGCCGAATTTACCGGAGACCTTACGGTTGAAGGCATGAATCGCGTAATTGAGGCACTTATGTGCACTGTCAGTGATATCAGAATTTTTGGAAACTTCGTTGAGAATCTTGAATAA